In the genome of Saccharomonospora viridis DSM 43017, one region contains:
- a CDS encoding DAK2 domain-containing protein, translating to MEDTRVRALDAEAVRDWAEACVRDLRALRGEIDDINVYPVADSDTGSNLLHTMTAARNALAEVVPPNAGAALTALADAAVRAAKGNSGIILSQVLRGMARSAGNAAELDGAALAAALRAADTAATAAVARPMAGTMLSVLHAVAVALDETFGSDFGSADRTTEATEAAEVTATTGPEPGEVATLAAKIAADALAQTPHQLAPLAAAGVVDAGGRGLLVVLDALAEALTGVRKQSFDDVTDTTHANTAQQAWEVMYLLTVSDENRAAALSELRRALSELGDSVTVAEAGEAEYAIHVHCADIGAALEAGLDHGRPHHVRVEPLLTPKPPDTVAAGADRAVVAVVHGEALARLIEAEGTPVLTVAADREPTTEELLNLINGTAAAHVTVLPGGIHLTAAAERVTNHPMVAGRDVVVVPCSSPVQVLAALAVHDPGRRAGADVVAMAEAAAATRRGELTVAAEDAITWVGRVFAGDVLGFIDGEVVLVEPRDTADRVERAAIGVLDRMLAVGGELVTVLVGDDAPAGIADVLAEHVRAERPDVELVCYPGGQADAMLLIGVE from the coding sequence ATGGAGGATACGCGGGTGCGGGCCTTGGACGCGGAGGCGGTACGGGATTGGGCTGAAGCCTGTGTGCGCGACTTGCGCGCGTTACGGGGCGAGATCGACGATATCAACGTCTACCCCGTCGCCGATTCCGATACCGGCTCCAATCTGCTGCACACGATGACCGCTGCGCGGAACGCGTTGGCGGAGGTCGTGCCACCCAACGCGGGTGCCGCGCTGACCGCTTTGGCCGACGCCGCCGTACGAGCGGCGAAAGGCAACTCCGGAATCATCCTGTCGCAGGTGCTGCGGGGGATGGCCCGTTCGGCGGGGAACGCGGCGGAACTCGACGGTGCGGCGCTGGCGGCCGCGTTGCGCGCGGCCGACACCGCGGCGACGGCGGCGGTGGCCCGCCCGATGGCGGGAACGATGCTCAGCGTGTTGCATGCCGTGGCCGTCGCGCTCGACGAAACCTTCGGCTCGGACTTCGGCAGCGCCGACAGAACCACCGAAGCCACTGAAGCCGCCGAAGTCACCGCCACGACGGGGCCGGAGCCCGGTGAGGTCGCCACGCTGGCCGCCAAGATCGCCGCCGACGCGTTGGCGCAGACCCCGCACCAGCTCGCCCCCCTCGCCGCGGCGGGGGTGGTGGACGCGGGTGGCCGTGGACTGCTCGTCGTCCTCGACGCGCTCGCCGAGGCCCTGACCGGGGTCCGGAAACAGAGCTTCGACGACGTCACCGACACGACCCACGCGAACACCGCTCAGCAGGCGTGGGAGGTCATGTACCTGCTCACCGTTTCTGACGAGAACCGGGCGGCGGCTTTGTCCGAACTACGCCGTGCACTGTCGGAGCTGGGGGACAGCGTGACGGTGGCGGAGGCGGGTGAGGCCGAGTACGCGATCCACGTGCATTGCGCCGACATCGGCGCCGCACTGGAGGCGGGACTCGACCACGGCAGGCCGCATCACGTCCGGGTGGAGCCGTTGCTCACCCCGAAGCCCCCCGACACCGTCGCCGCGGGAGCCGACCGTGCCGTGGTGGCGGTGGTACACGGCGAGGCGCTGGCCCGGCTCATCGAGGCCGAGGGCACCCCCGTACTCACCGTGGCGGCGGATCGGGAACCCACCACCGAGGAACTTCTGAACCTGATCAACGGGACGGCCGCCGCCCACGTCACCGTCCTCCCCGGCGGGATCCACCTGACCGCGGCGGCCGAACGCGTCACCAATCACCCGATGGTGGCCGGTCGGGACGTCGTCGTGGTGCCGTGCTCCTCGCCCGTCCAGGTGCTGGCCGCCCTCGCGGTCCACGACCCTGGCCGCAGGGCGGGTGCCGACGTGGTGGCCATGGCCGAGGCGGCGGCGGCGACCCGCAGAGGCGAACTCACGGTCGCGGCCGAGGACGCCATCACGTGGGTCGGCCGGGTCTTTGCGGGGGACGTGCTGGGGTTCATCGACGGCGAGGTGGTGCTCGTCGAGCCGCGGGACACGGCCGATCGCGTGGAACGCGCGGCGATCGGGGTGCTCGACCGCATGCTCGCGGTGGGTGGCGAACTGGTCACCGTCCTCGTGGGGGACGACGCCCCCGCGGGCATCGCCGACGTCCTGGCCGAACACGTGCGCGCCGAACGGCCGGATGTCGAACTGGTGTGTTATCCCGGTGGGCAGGCCGACGCGATGCTGCTGATAGGTGTGGAGTGA
- the rpmB gene encoding 50S ribosomal protein L28 has protein sequence MAAVCDVCGKGPGFGKSVSHSHRRTNRRWNPNIQTVHARVGLSQKKRLNVCTSCIKAGKVVRG, from the coding sequence GTGGCTGCCGTGTGCGACGTCTGTGGCAAGGGGCCGGGCTTCGGCAAGTCGGTCTCACACTCTCACCGGCGCACCAACCGCCGGTGGAACCCGAACATCCAGACCGTGCACGCCAGGGTCGGGCTTTCCCAGAAGAAGCGCCTGAACGTGTGCACCTCCTGCATCAAGGCGGGCAAGGTCGTTCGGGGCTGA